In Agarivorans gilvus, one genomic interval encodes:
- a CDS encoding ABC transporter permease translates to MKKYLADSQWFSLVSLIVAIIGIWYLAALIMNGNQLINTLERKKQDWTYSQVIKQAYAVKRPMLPPPHQVAMELKKSVFERSVSSKRSLVFHSFITLNSTLLGFVFGSILGIVIAIGIVHNKTLDASLMPWVIASQTIPILAIAPIIVVVLGALNITGVVPKAIISMYLSFFPVTIGMVKGLRASDTLHQELMYTYNASALQTFWKLRWYSAQPYLFASLKVAIAAALVGAIVAELPTGAQGGLGSRLLSGSYYGQTEQIWAALIMAALLGSLLVWLVSVAERALLKRRGGLANA, encoded by the coding sequence GTGAAAAAATATTTAGCAGACAGCCAATGGTTTTCACTAGTGAGCTTAATCGTCGCGATTATCGGGATTTGGTATTTAGCGGCCTTAATCATGAATGGTAACCAACTAATCAACACTCTTGAACGTAAAAAACAGGACTGGACTTACAGCCAAGTAATTAAACAAGCTTATGCGGTTAAACGGCCGATGCTTCCGCCGCCGCATCAGGTAGCTATGGAGCTAAAAAAGTCGGTATTTGAACGTTCGGTTAGCTCGAAACGCTCACTGGTGTTTCACAGCTTTATCACCTTAAATTCAACCTTATTAGGCTTTGTTTTTGGTTCGATTTTGGGCATTGTCATCGCCATTGGCATTGTGCATAACAAAACCCTTGATGCCAGCTTAATGCCTTGGGTGATTGCCTCACAAACCATCCCGATTTTGGCCATCGCGCCCATTATTGTGGTGGTATTAGGGGCGTTAAACATTACCGGCGTGGTGCCCAAGGCGATTATTTCCATGTATTTATCGTTCTTCCCCGTCACCATTGGCATGGTGAAAGGCTTGCGCGCCTCAGACACCCTGCATCAAGAACTTATGTACACCTATAACGCCAGCGCCTTACAAACCTTTTGGAAGCTACGTTGGTACTCTGCCCAACCCTATTTGTTTGCCAGCTTAAAAGTCGCGATTGCCGCAGCTTTAGTGGGCGCGATTGTGGCCGAGTTACCCACCGGTGCACAAGGCGGACTCGGCTCTCGCTTACTCAGTGGCTCCTATTACGGGCAAACCGAACAAATATGGGCCGCCCTAATCATGGCCGCCTTGCTCGGCTCATTGTTAGTTTGGTTGGTGAGTGTGGCCGAACGAGCCTTACTTAAACGCCGTGGAGGACTAGCCAATGCCTAA
- a CDS encoding ABC transporter ATP-binding protein, with the protein MLAVKQTVDSEEAAIQSHTGRSMISVKDLSLVFETNDGPVNALSNINLQVNEGDFVSFIGPSGCGKTTLLRVIADLEQATAGEIKVDGTSPKDARLNRLYGYVFQAPGLLPWRTISQNCALPMEISGQPGEHQQKQIDKYLKMVGLQDFHKKFPWQLSGGMQQRASIARALCINPELLLMDEPFGALDEITRDHMNMELLRIWQETKKTVIFVTHSIAEAVLLSTHIVVMSPRPGRIVKVIESPLPRLKTLALRDQAAFHELASEIRNALANDHAID; encoded by the coding sequence ATGTTAGCAGTAAAACAAACAGTAGACAGCGAAGAAGCGGCGATACAAAGTCACACTGGACGCTCGATGATCTCGGTGAAAGATTTGTCCTTGGTATTTGAAACCAACGATGGCCCAGTAAACGCCCTTTCTAACATCAACCTGCAGGTTAACGAGGGCGACTTTGTTTCCTTCATTGGCCCTTCAGGATGTGGAAAAACCACCCTGCTTAGAGTGATTGCCGATTTAGAACAGGCCACTGCTGGCGAAATCAAGGTGGACGGAACCAGCCCTAAAGACGCCCGCCTAAACCGCTTATATGGCTACGTTTTCCAAGCACCCGGTTTATTGCCTTGGCGCACCATTTCGCAAAATTGCGCGCTGCCCATGGAGATATCCGGTCAACCTGGCGAGCACCAACAAAAGCAGATCGACAAATACCTGAAGATGGTGGGTCTTCAAGACTTCCACAAGAAGTTCCCTTGGCAACTATCTGGCGGCATGCAACAGCGCGCATCAATAGCTCGCGCGCTGTGCATTAACCCGGAGTTATTGCTAATGGATGAGCCCTTTGGCGCCTTAGATGAAATCACTCGTGATCACATGAACATGGAGCTTCTGCGGATATGGCAGGAAACCAAGAAAACAGTGATTTTTGTGACCCACTCCATCGCCGAAGCGGTGTTGTTATCTACCCACATCGTGGTGATGTCGCCGCGCCCCGGGCGGATTGTTAAGGTGATAGAAAGCCCGCTGCCACGGCTTAAAACCTTAGCGCTGCGCGATCAAGCGGCCTTTCATGAGCTAGCGTCTGAAATTCGCAACGCTCTAGCCAATGACCATGCCATTGATTAA
- the hydA gene encoding dihydropyrimidinase — MSVLIKGGKVVNADQSIYADVYCEDGKIVAIGQNLSVPEDAEQIDANGKLVMPGGIDPHTHMQLPFMGTVASEDFYSGTAAGLAGGTTMIIDFVIPSPQQSLMEAYNTWKDWASRSVADYSFHVAVTWWDDSVYQDMETLVKEEGVNSFKHFMAYKNAIMAEDETLVNSFNRCLELGAMPTVHAENGELVDHLQKKLLAAGLTGPEAHPLSRPTEVEGEAANRAIRIAQSLGVPLYLVHVSCKEAVDEIARARHEGQRVYGEVLAGHLELDDSVYRQNDWAAAAAHVMSPPFRPKGHQEVLWKALQGGTLQTTATDHCCFCADQKAMGKDDFSKIPNGTAGIEDRMMIMWDSGVNKGRLSEQEFVAVTSTNSAKIFNLYPQKGCIVEGADADIVIWDPAKTHTLSAETHHQNIDFNIFEGRTVTGAPHITISQGKVVFKDGELFVTEGAGRYIKRPAFPSIFEAVKKYNEVNAPTAVVR; from the coding sequence ATGAGTGTATTAATCAAAGGTGGCAAGGTAGTCAACGCAGACCAAAGTATTTACGCCGACGTATATTGTGAAGACGGCAAAATTGTCGCCATCGGCCAAAATTTATCCGTTCCCGAAGATGCAGAACAAATTGATGCCAATGGCAAACTGGTGATGCCTGGCGGGATTGACCCACACACCCATATGCAACTGCCCTTCATGGGCACGGTGGCCAGCGAAGATTTCTATAGCGGTACCGCGGCTGGCCTTGCTGGGGGCACTACCATGATTATTGACTTTGTTATTCCTAGCCCGCAACAATCCTTAATGGAAGCTTATAACACTTGGAAAGATTGGGCCTCTCGCTCAGTGGCCGACTACTCCTTCCATGTCGCTGTGACTTGGTGGGACGACAGCGTTTACCAAGATATGGAAACCTTAGTAAAAGAGGAAGGGGTTAACAGCTTTAAGCATTTCATGGCTTATAAAAACGCCATCATGGCCGAAGACGAAACCCTAGTGAACAGCTTCAACCGTTGTTTAGAACTCGGTGCCATGCCCACGGTTCATGCCGAAAACGGCGAGTTAGTCGATCATTTACAGAAAAAACTACTGGCAGCGGGCTTAACTGGCCCCGAAGCCCATCCGCTATCGCGCCCAACTGAAGTAGAAGGTGAAGCCGCTAACCGCGCAATTCGCATTGCTCAATCACTTGGCGTGCCTCTTTATTTGGTACATGTCTCGTGTAAAGAGGCGGTGGATGAAATTGCTCGCGCTCGCCACGAAGGACAACGGGTTTACGGCGAAGTATTGGCTGGCCACTTAGAGTTAGATGACAGTGTTTACCGCCAAAACGATTGGGCAGCAGCTGCGGCCCACGTAATGAGCCCGCCATTTCGCCCGAAAGGCCATCAAGAAGTCCTTTGGAAGGCGCTACAAGGCGGCACTTTGCAAACCACCGCTACCGACCACTGTTGTTTCTGCGCCGATCAGAAAGCCATGGGCAAAGACGATTTCAGCAAAATCCCTAACGGCACCGCAGGGATAGAAGACCGCATGATGATTATGTGGGACTCGGGAGTAAATAAAGGCCGTTTAAGCGAGCAAGAATTTGTTGCCGTTACTTCCACTAACAGTGCCAAAATTTTCAACCTTTATCCGCAAAAGGGCTGCATTGTAGAAGGCGCCGATGCCGATATCGTAATTTGGGATCCGGCAAAAACGCATACTTTGTCTGCCGAGACTCACCATCAAAACATCGATTTCAACATCTTTGAAGGCCGTACCGTCACTGGCGCGCCTCACATTACCATTAGTCAGGGAAAAGTGGTGTTTAAAGATGGAGAGTTATTTGTTACCGAAGGTGCTGGCCGTTATATCAAGCGCCCCGCCTTTCCTTCGATTTTTGAGGCGGTAAAAAAATATAACGAAGTTAACGCCCCAACAGCCGTAGTTCGCTAA
- a CDS encoding Zn-dependent hydrolase — protein sequence MSTLKINSDRLWDSLMEMAKIGGTEKGGCKRLALTDLDKQGRELYIKWAEEAGCSVKVDAIGNIMCTRPGEDMSLAPVGTGSHLDTQPTGGKFDGVFGVLAGLEVVRSLNDQNIKTKHPVEISVWTNEEGSRFAPAMMGSGVVSGRFGLQEILDTTDVDGLRLGDELERIGFAGETPVTGRKFHAFFETHIEQGPYLEAENKQIGVVTGGQGQRWYNATLLGRESHAGTTPMHLRCDALLASTQLIQKVEDIAKAHAPGCGTVGFMQVVPNSRNTIPGKIEMSIDLRHPLDEELSAMDKALSEAIAEIESATGVAIQLDPFWYYEPIHFDENCVNAVRKAANDLGYSNMDIIAGAGHDACYVSDFAPTSMIFTPCLNGISHNEIESTTQEECEAGCSVLLNAIVTMAEQVNEAEAADLAAAK from the coding sequence ATGAGTACGTTAAAAATAAATAGTGACCGTTTATGGGATAGCCTCATGGAAATGGCAAAAATAGGTGGAACAGAAAAAGGCGGCTGTAAACGTTTAGCGCTTACCGATTTAGATAAACAGGGCCGCGAGCTCTATATCAAATGGGCCGAAGAAGCGGGCTGTAGTGTGAAAGTCGATGCTATTGGTAACATTATGTGTACTCGTCCGGGTGAGGATATGAGCCTTGCGCCTGTGGGAACCGGCAGCCACTTAGATACTCAGCCCACCGGTGGTAAATTTGATGGCGTATTTGGTGTATTAGCGGGCCTTGAAGTGGTGCGTTCATTAAATGATCAGAACATTAAAACCAAACATCCGGTGGAAATTTCGGTGTGGACTAACGAAGAGGGGTCTCGTTTCGCCCCTGCCATGATGGGTTCAGGTGTGGTATCTGGACGCTTTGGCCTGCAAGAGATCTTAGATACCACCGATGTTGACGGTTTGCGCTTAGGCGACGAGCTAGAACGGATAGGTTTTGCTGGTGAAACTCCGGTGACAGGGCGTAAGTTTCATGCCTTTTTTGAAACCCACATCGAACAAGGTCCTTATTTAGAAGCTGAAAATAAGCAAATTGGTGTAGTCACTGGTGGCCAAGGCCAGCGTTGGTATAACGCTACATTGCTAGGGCGGGAGTCCCATGCCGGCACCACCCCCATGCATTTGCGCTGTGACGCACTACTAGCCAGTACCCAATTGATTCAAAAAGTCGAAGACATTGCCAAAGCGCACGCCCCCGGTTGTGGCACTGTAGGCTTCATGCAAGTGGTGCCTAACTCGCGTAATACCATTCCTGGCAAAATTGAGATGAGCATCGATTTACGTCATCCCCTGGATGAAGAACTCAGTGCCATGGATAAAGCGCTAAGTGAAGCAATCGCCGAGATTGAATCGGCCACTGGTGTTGCTATTCAGCTAGATCCTTTCTGGTATTACGAGCCTATTCATTTCGACGAAAACTGCGTGAATGCCGTGCGCAAAGCGGCAAATGATCTAGGTTACAGCAACATGGATATTATTGCCGGAGCAGGACACGATGCTTGTTATGTGTCGGACTTTGCTCCTACCAGTATGATTTTTACGCCTTGCTTGAACGGTATTAGTCATAACGAAATAGAAAGCACCACTCAGGAAGAATGTGAGGCAGGTTGCTCGGTATTATTAAATGCCATTGTGACCATGGCTGAGCAAGTGAACGAAGCTGAAGCCGCTGACCTGGCTGCCGCTAAATAG
- a CDS encoding TetR family transcriptional regulator C-terminal domain-containing protein yields MSKAASSGVKRRKLADIRKDNLGQILAVAEQLFGENGYSGTTIAAIAAKANLPKANVLYYFKTKEALYKGVLSRLLVLWMSHMDQMTADQHPNVALRQYILQKIKMSKEHPNASRIFAAEILHGAPYLKQQLATDLKQQFDKTCQVFREWIAKQWMEPINPEHLLFMIWSSTQAYADHALQCSMMLEKPSLDESDYEAGVEFLTRMVLKGCGIKLL; encoded by the coding sequence ATGAGCAAAGCAGCTAGCAGTGGCGTTAAGCGCCGTAAACTCGCCGACATTCGTAAAGATAACCTAGGGCAAATTTTAGCTGTGGCAGAGCAGCTATTTGGCGAGAATGGCTATTCAGGTACCACCATTGCCGCCATCGCTGCCAAAGCTAATCTGCCCAAAGCCAACGTCTTGTATTACTTCAAAACCAAGGAAGCGCTATATAAAGGCGTATTAAGTCGCTTATTGGTATTGTGGATGAGCCACATGGATCAGATGACCGCCGATCAGCATCCCAATGTGGCCTTACGCCAATACATACTGCAGAAAATTAAAATGTCTAAAGAGCACCCTAATGCCTCGCGGATCTTCGCCGCAGAAATCCTACATGGCGCTCCCTATTTAAAACAGCAGCTCGCTACCGATCTTAAGCAACAGTTTGATAAAACTTGCCAAGTATTTAGAGAGTGGATAGCCAAACAATGGATGGAACCCATCAACCCGGAGCATCTTCTGTTTATGATTTGGTCGTCGACTCAGGCCTACGCCGACCATGCGTTGCAATGCAGCATGATGTTAGAAAAACCCAGCTTAGATGAAAGCGACTATGAGGCAGGAGTGGAGTTCTTAACTCGCATGGTATTAAAAGGCTGTGGAATTAAATTGCTCTAA
- a CDS encoding NAD(P)-dependent oxidoreductase has protein sequence MVMSMEQPQGYSQQQLALDQMFKDINPALSARQAGIESSRCYYCYDAPCVTACPSKINIPSFIASIHADDLTGAAKTIYSENILGGSCARVCPTEILCEQACVRNKEQEKAPVKIGLLQRHATDNAKFVGHPFKRADATCKTIAVVGAGPAGLSCAHRLALLGNEVEIFEAAEKPGGLNEYGIAKYKLTDNFAQKEVEFILGIGGITLHTNKALGKDISLSQLKEQFDAVFLAIGLQDVHSLMLVNEAHPQILNAVDYIKELRQASDISELDVPKDSAVVIGAGNTAIDMACQLKRLGTEEVTLVYRRGSEHMSATEHEQQIAKDHEVRIKTWARPEHINLKDDGSLKSLTFRKTYTEDGQLKDSEDSFEINCSAVFKAVGQKFAYPKAEQLIPTVSNGKIATFGQQVTSIDGVYAGGDCTGEGQDLTVEAVQQGKLAALAIHHQLNQEA, from the coding sequence ATGGTGATGAGTATGGAGCAGCCACAAGGCTATTCACAACAACAGCTAGCCCTTGATCAAATGTTCAAGGATATCAATCCAGCACTAAGTGCCCGCCAAGCCGGTATCGAAAGTTCGCGTTGCTACTATTGCTACGACGCACCTTGTGTTACCGCTTGTCCTTCCAAAATCAATATACCCAGTTTTATCGCCAGTATTCACGCTGATGATTTAACCGGAGCAGCCAAAACCATTTATTCAGAAAATATTTTGGGCGGAAGCTGCGCTAGGGTTTGTCCAACTGAAATTCTATGTGAGCAGGCCTGTGTTCGTAATAAAGAACAAGAAAAAGCGCCGGTAAAAATTGGCTTATTACAGCGTCATGCTACCGACAATGCCAAATTTGTTGGTCACCCATTTAAGCGTGCCGACGCTACCTGTAAAACCATTGCGGTTGTAGGTGCAGGCCCAGCAGGTTTAAGTTGTGCTCATCGCTTAGCACTATTGGGTAACGAAGTTGAAATATTTGAAGCGGCGGAAAAGCCCGGCGGCTTAAACGAATATGGCATCGCCAAATACAAATTAACTGATAACTTTGCCCAAAAAGAAGTGGAATTCATTTTGGGCATTGGTGGCATCACCTTGCATACCAATAAGGCCTTAGGCAAAGACATTAGTTTGAGTCAGCTAAAAGAGCAGTTCGATGCAGTGTTTTTAGCCATTGGTTTACAAGATGTGCATTCATTGATGTTGGTGAATGAGGCTCATCCGCAAATTTTAAATGCGGTGGATTACATCAAAGAGCTTCGCCAGGCTTCTGATATTAGTGAGCTTGACGTACCCAAAGACAGCGCGGTAGTGATTGGTGCCGGTAACACAGCCATCGATATGGCTTGTCAGTTGAAGCGCTTAGGCACTGAAGAAGTGACGCTGGTCTATCGTCGTGGCAGTGAACACATGAGCGCCACCGAACACGAGCAGCAAATAGCAAAAGACCATGAAGTAAGAATTAAAACTTGGGCGCGTCCAGAGCATATCAATCTTAAGGATGATGGCAGCCTAAAAAGTTTGACCTTCCGTAAAACCTACACGGAAGACGGCCAGCTAAAAGATAGTGAAGACAGCTTTGAAATTAACTGTTCAGCGGTATTTAAAGCAGTAGGGCAGAAGTTTGCTTACCCCAAAGCCGAGCAACTTATACCTACAGTAAGCAACGGAAAAATCGCTACCTTTGGCCAGCAAGTGACCAGCATCGATGGCGTTTATGCCGGCGGAGACTGTACCGGTGAAGGACAAGACCTAACCGTAGAAGCCGTTCAGCAAGGCAAACTCGCCGCCTTAGCCATTCATCACCAACTTAATCAGGAGGCTTAA
- the preA gene encoding NAD-dependent dihydropyrimidine dehydrogenase subunit PreA, whose translation MADLSIEFAGIKSPNPFWLASAPPTDKAYNVERAFEAGWGGVVWKTLGEDPAAVNVSSRYSAIYDHNGEVSGFNNIELITDRSLEINLKEIEAVKKAWPDRALVVSLMVPCEEESWKKIVKLVEQTGADGLELNFGCPHGMPERGMGAAVGQVPEYVEMVTRWCKTYSKLPVIVKLTPNITDIRFSARAAKRGGADAVSAINTINSITGIDLDKMSARPMVDGKSTHGGYCGPAVKPIALNMVAEIARDTETMGLPISGIGGISNWRDAAEFISLGSGSVQVCTAAMIYGFRIVTEMQQGLSNWMDSKGYKKISDFQGLAVPNTTDWKYLNMNYKVVADIDDDKCIGCGRCYIACEDTSHQAIDRKVREDGSVAFEVIEDKCVGCNLCQITCPVDSCIKMEQKDADKPYMNWTQDPRNPYKDAS comes from the coding sequence ATGGCCGATTTATCTATTGAATTTGCAGGTATTAAGTCACCCAACCCATTTTGGTTAGCTTCTGCGCCGCCTACCGACAAAGCTTACAATGTTGAGCGCGCCTTTGAAGCGGGTTGGGGCGGTGTAGTTTGGAAAACTCTTGGCGAAGATCCTGCAGCAGTCAACGTTTCCTCTCGTTATTCAGCTATTTATGACCATAACGGCGAAGTGTCTGGCTTTAACAACATTGAGCTGATTACCGACCGCAGTTTAGAAATCAATTTAAAAGAAATTGAAGCGGTGAAAAAGGCTTGGCCCGATCGCGCATTGGTGGTGTCGCTGATGGTGCCTTGTGAAGAAGAGTCATGGAAGAAAATTGTTAAGTTGGTTGAGCAAACAGGCGCCGACGGTTTAGAGCTAAACTTCGGTTGTCCGCATGGTATGCCAGAGCGAGGCATGGGTGCGGCGGTGGGCCAAGTACCTGAATATGTAGAAATGGTCACCCGCTGGTGTAAAACCTACAGCAAATTACCAGTGATTGTGAAACTTACACCTAATATTACTGACATTCGTTTCTCAGCTCGCGCTGCCAAGCGTGGTGGAGCCGATGCGGTTTCAGCGATTAATACCATTAACTCAATTACCGGGATTGATTTAGACAAGATGTCTGCGCGCCCCATGGTAGACGGTAAAAGTACTCACGGTGGTTACTGTGGGCCGGCGGTTAAACCGATTGCGCTAAACATGGTGGCAGAAATTGCCCGTGACACGGAAACGATGGGTTTACCTATTTCAGGCATTGGTGGGATTAGTAACTGGCGCGACGCCGCTGAGTTTATCTCGCTGGGCTCGGGGAGTGTGCAAGTGTGTACCGCGGCAATGATTTATGGCTTTAGAATTGTCACCGAGATGCAACAGGGCTTGTCTAACTGGATGGACAGTAAGGGCTATAAGAAAATCTCTGACTTCCAAGGTTTGGCTGTGCCCAATACCACCGATTGGAAGTACCTCAACATGAACTACAAAGTGGTAGCCGATATCGACGATGATAAGTGTATTGGCTGCGGGCGTTGTTACATTGCCTGTGAAGATACCTCTCACCAAGCCATTGACCGCAAAGTACGCGAAGACGGCAGCGTGGCCTTTGAAGTGATTGAAGACAAATGTGTGGGTTGTAACCTGTGTCAGATCACCTGTCCGGTGGATAGCTGCATCAAGATGGAGCAAAAAGATGCCGACAAACCTTACATGAACTGGACTCAAGACCCACGTAACCCTTACAAAGACGCTTCTTAA
- a CDS encoding DUF3080 family protein: MSKAKVLHSGLLLLIVSAGLYLLVNWLSPPSERLFSDYSARLNRVLDISIEPPPSQAALPQISWRDFHGEEPNLNLSLLDSMSLHACGLDQLVFEANSSLGKVASADYRLIWHSQIIQGLNHCISSQQLKPALNQKLKNILALKRRHLAVYWNNYLSQDAAIQRLWQGNTRLTESPTATYRKLSEQLQQLLDIGEQFNQAKTIDANQVLALNKQLASAPSLRALAQELSAASRWLVNISQALQQRQFSCQQHRQDFIILQNILNKVYMPRVQAYLAELDQSLNLLNAPLAELFKQQGLQHLPAAMQQIQADFHQANRQHVKQWQRILNSCGDKSSN, translated from the coding sequence ATGAGTAAAGCGAAAGTCTTACACAGCGGCTTGCTATTGCTAATTGTAAGCGCCGGCCTTTACTTACTGGTAAATTGGTTAAGCCCGCCCAGCGAACGTTTATTTTCAGACTACAGTGCGAGGCTCAATCGAGTTTTAGATATTTCGATTGAGCCCCCACCAAGCCAAGCAGCGCTGCCGCAAATAAGCTGGCGTGACTTTCATGGCGAAGAACCCAATTTAAATCTATCTCTTCTCGATAGTATGAGTTTGCACGCCTGTGGCCTTGACCAGTTGGTATTTGAGGCTAACTCGAGTTTAGGAAAAGTTGCCAGCGCCGATTATCGACTAATATGGCATAGCCAGATTATTCAAGGGCTCAATCACTGTATTAGCAGCCAACAACTTAAACCGGCACTGAACCAGAAACTAAAAAATATACTGGCGCTAAAACGCCGGCATTTGGCGGTATATTGGAATAACTACCTGAGCCAAGACGCTGCAATTCAGCGTCTATGGCAAGGCAATACCCGCTTAACTGAATCGCCTACAGCCACTTATCGCAAGCTCAGCGAGCAATTGCAGCAACTACTTGATATTGGCGAGCAATTTAACCAAGCAAAAACTATCGATGCTAACCAGGTATTAGCTCTAAATAAGCAGCTTGCTAGCGCCCCCAGCTTACGGGCGCTAGCCCAAGAGCTGAGCGCAGCGAGTCGATGGTTAGTTAACATCAGTCAAGCCTTACAGCAGCGCCAGTTTAGCTGCCAGCAGCATCGGCAAGACTTCATCATCTTGCAAAATATTCTAAACAAGGTGTATATGCCCAGAGTGCAGGCTTATTTGGCAGAACTGGATCAAAGTCTTAACTTATTAAACGCTCCTTTAGCCGAGTTATTTAAGCAGCAAGGTCTACAACACTTACCAGCGGCTATGCAGCAAATTCAGGCGGATTTTCATCAGGCTAATCGACAACACGTTAAACAGTGGCAGCGGATATTGAATAGCTGTGGTGATAAAAGCAGCAATTAA
- a CDS encoding MATE family efflux transporter translates to MKSFFLAFKQRFSKECLAILRLAGPIVVAQLTITGMSFVDTIMAGSVSPKDLAAVAVASSFFNPVILFIQGILMAVTPLVAYQIGAKQTHKSGNIFRQALVISLLLAALAWGLLWLAPSVFNLMEVEAGLVSLTKQYLFYVCFGLPAFAVYQVLRGVNEARSNIKAIMIIGVIGLLVNIPVNYIFIHGLFGMPQLGGAGCGVATAAVNWFMAIAMSVYLAKSRSIAPLCLFSGPLRLDYPLIKRIFSLGLPIGGAIFFEVTLFSLIALLLSPLGADIVAAHQIALNFTSMVFMLPLSIGIALTIRVGNFMGEKSSNKAQISAYSGIILVTFITFFIAAATVLFRMQIIGLYTSNQAVAAIAAPLFLLAATYQLSDSLQVCCAGALRGYQDTRYIFLVTLISFWPIGLGIGTILTFTDYLSAEPMGVQGFWIAIVLALTACALGLMSRLIWASNNPHKLQFINKEA, encoded by the coding sequence ATGAAATCTTTCTTCCTGGCTTTTAAACAACGATTTTCAAAAGAATGCTTGGCCATTCTACGCTTAGCGGGGCCGATTGTAGTGGCCCAACTGACCATTACCGGTATGAGTTTTGTCGATACCATTATGGCTGGCTCGGTTAGCCCCAAAGACTTGGCCGCTGTGGCAGTTGCGTCGAGCTTTTTTAACCCAGTCATACTGTTTATACAAGGCATTCTGATGGCGGTAACCCCCTTGGTAGCCTATCAGATTGGCGCGAAGCAGACACATAAGTCTGGCAATATCTTTCGCCAAGCATTGGTCATTTCCTTGCTGCTGGCTGCGTTGGCGTGGGGCTTATTGTGGCTCGCGCCCTCGGTATTTAATTTGATGGAAGTGGAAGCTGGCCTAGTTTCACTTACCAAGCAATACCTATTTTATGTGTGTTTTGGTCTACCCGCCTTTGCAGTTTACCAAGTACTACGTGGCGTAAATGAAGCCCGCTCCAACATTAAAGCAATTATGATAATTGGAGTAATAGGTCTGCTGGTCAATATCCCTGTTAATTACATCTTCATTCACGGCTTGTTTGGCATGCCGCAACTGGGTGGCGCAGGTTGTGGTGTGGCCACCGCCGCAGTTAACTGGTTCATGGCTATCGCCATGAGCGTCTATCTAGCCAAAAGTCGCTCAATAGCACCCCTGTGTTTATTTAGTGGGCCGTTGAGGCTAGATTACCCATTAATCAAACGTATTTTCAGCTTAGGCCTACCCATTGGTGGCGCCATTTTCTTTGAAGTTACTTTATTCTCACTGATTGCGTTGCTGCTTTCGCCACTGGGAGCCGACATTGTAGCCGCTCACCAAATTGCCCTTAATTTTACCTCTATGGTATTTATGTTGCCCTTAAGTATTGGTATCGCCTTAACCATACGAGTCGGTAACTTCATGGGCGAGAAATCAAGCAATAAAGCTCAGATCTCCGCCTATAGCGGTATTATTCTAGTGACGTTTATTACCTTCTTTATTGCCGCGGCAACGGTGCTGTTTAGAATGCAGATCATCGGCTTATATACCAGCAACCAAGCTGTAGCAGCGATAGCGGCACCGCTATTCTTGCTGGCAGCCACTTATCAATTGTCGGACTCGCTGCAAGTTTGCTGCGCTGGCGCCCTTCGTGGTTATCAAGATACCCGCTATATCTTCTTAGTGACATTAATTAGCTTTTGGCCCATCGGCCTTGGAATAGGCACTATACTCACCTTTACCGACTATTTAAGCGCCGAGCCTATGGGCGTACAAGGATTTTGGATAGCCATCGTATTAGCGCTTACTGCTTGTGCCTTGGGTTTAATGAGCCGCTTAATTTGGGCCAGTAACAACCCCCACAAGTTACAATTTATTAATAAGGAAGCATGA
- a CDS encoding riboflavin synthase, protein MFTGIVQNKSKVNKIEKSTGLMQLWLDLADIEGLSIGASVAVNGTCLTVVNISEQGVQFDLIQETLSLTNLDSLTEGDLVNIERAAKVGDEIGGHLVSGHIHCTARLLERKATENNLSLHLGLAHKWLDYVLYKGFICVDGASLTVGEKTDQGFWLHLIPETLRVTTLGEKALGELFNIEIDSTTQTTIDTIKGLAASGELKRWLS, encoded by the coding sequence ATGTTCACCGGAATTGTTCAAAATAAAAGTAAAGTTAATAAAATCGAAAAGAGCACGGGCTTAATGCAGCTATGGCTTGATTTAGCTGATATCGAAGGTTTAAGCATTGGCGCTAGTGTTGCGGTAAACGGGACTTGTTTAACCGTGGTCAACATTAGTGAACAAGGTGTGCAATTCGACTTAATTCAAGAAACGCTAAGTCTAACAAACTTAGACTCTTTAACAGAAGGGGATTTGGTAAATATTGAACGGGCCGCTAAGGTGGGTGATGAGATTGGTGGCCATTTGGTATCGGGCCACATTCACTGCACCGCTCGCTTGTTGGAGCGTAAAGCCACCGAAAATAACCTTTCCTTGCATCTTGGTTTGGCTCACAAGTGGCTAGATTACGTGCTGTATAAAGGCTTTATCTGTGTTGATGGCGCAAGCTTAACGGTCGGGGAAAAAACTGACCAAGGATTTTGGTTGCACCTTATTCCCGAAACATTGCGGGTGACCACGCTCGGTGAAAAGGCCTTGGGTGAGTTGTTTAATATCGAAATCGACAGTACCACGCAAACCACTATCGATACCATAAAGGGTCTTGCCGCTAGCGGTGAACTTAAACGCTGGTTGAGTTAG